A single genomic interval of Primulina huaijiensis isolate GDHJ02 chromosome 7, ASM1229523v2, whole genome shotgun sequence harbors:
- the LOC140980729 gene encoding uncharacterized protein, with the protein MKYGRFEFSSRVPTQHVSENCHPLLPPTVQHGVRPYARSKMPRLRWTRHLHQCFVDAVEQLGGEERATPKMVLDLMNVKGLTITHVKSHLQMYRSMKQEHMMQEAEATKNKKVRPTPPQTNHVWNSCNSNQYYYQGPATNYELPSCEETFTCFIPELIPPTTARPVILA; encoded by the exons ATGAAGTACGGTCGATTTGAGTTTTCAAGTAGAGTTCCGACACAACATGTGTCGGAAAACTGCCATCCATTGCTGCCACCCACCGTGCAACACGGCGTTAGGCCGTATGCTAGGTCTAAAATGCCTCGATTGAGATGGACTCGCCATCTTCATCAATGCTTTGTCGACGCTGTTGAACAACTCGGGGGGGAAGAAA GGGCAACTCCGAAAATGGTGCTGGATCTGATGAATGTGAAGGGGCTTACCATAACCCACGTCAAGAGCCATCTTCAG ATGTACAGGAGCATGAAGCAAGAGCATATGATGCAAG AAGCAGAAGCAACAAAAAACAAGAAGGTGCGACCCACTCCGCCGCAAACAAATCATGTATGGAATTCCTGCAACTCCAACCAGTACTATTATCAGGGACCAGCAACCAACTATGAGCTCCCCTCATGTGAAGAAACTTTCACCTGTTTCATCCCCGAGCTTATCCCTCCAACCACCGCCAGGCCTGTAATATTGGCGTAA
- the LOC140981014 gene encoding aminomethyltransferase, mitochondrial, translating to MRGGGLWQLGQSITRRLAHGDKKTIVRRCFSSEADLKKTVLYDFHVAHGGKMVPFAGWSMPIQYKDSIMDSTINCRENGSLFDVSHMCGLSLKGKDCIAFLEKLVIADVAGLAPGTGTLTVFTNEKGGSIDDSVITKVTNDHIYLVVNAGCRDKDLAHIEEHMKAFTSKGGDVSWHIHDERSLLALQGPLAAPVLQHLTKEDLSKIYFSDFKVIDINGSTCYLTRTGYTGEDGFEISVPSEHAVDLAKAILDKSENKVRLTGLGARDSLRLEAGLCLYGNDMEQHITPVEAGLTWAIGKRRRAEGGFLGAEVILKQIEEGPSIRRVGFISSGPPARSHSEIQDEKEQNIGEITSGGFSPCLKKNIAMGYVKSGLHKAGTKVKIVIRGKSYDGSVTKMPFVPTKYYKPS from the exons ATGAGAGGAGGGGGATTGTGGCAACTTGGTCAATCTATTACTCGCCGTTTGGCTCATGGCGACAAAAAGACTATAGTTCGTCGGTGCTTTTCATCCGAAGCTGATCTAAAGAAAACTGTTCTGTATGACTTTCATGTCGCCCATGGTGGGAAAATGGTGCCTTTTGCGGGTTGGAGTATGCCGATCCAGTACAAAGATTCAATCATGGACTCTACCATAAATTGTAGGGAGAATGGTAGCCTATTTGATGTTTCCCATATGTGTGGTCTAAGTCTTAAAGGAAAGGACTGCATAGCTTTCCTTGAAAAGCTTGTCATTGCCGATGTCGCTGGGCTTGCACCTGGAACTGGGACTTTGACTGTCTTTACAAATGAGAAGGGAGGCTCAATAGATGATTCCGTAATCACCAAGGTGACAAATGATCATATATACCTGGTTGTTAACGCCGGCTGCAGAGACAAGGATCTTGCCCATATTGAGGAACACATGAAGGCATTCACATCAAAAGGTGGCGACGTTTCATGGCATATTCATGATGAGCGTTCCCTTCTAGCTCTGCAG GGGCCTCTAGCTGCCCCAGTTCTCCAGCACCTGACTAAAGAAGATTTGAGCAAGATATACTTTAGTGACTTCAAAGTGATAGACATCAATGGATCGACCTGCTATCTTACTCGAACAGG GTACACAGGCGAAGATGGCTTTGAAATATCCGTCCCTTCAGAGCATGCTGTTGATCTTGCCAAAGCGATTCTTGACAAATCTGAGAATAAGGTAAGATTAACAGGTTTGGGAGCTCGAGACAGCCTTCGTCTAGAAGCTGGACTGTGTTTGTATGGCAACGACATGGAGCAGCACATAACACCTGTTGAGGCAGGATTAACATGGGCCATTGGTAAAAGACGAAGAGCTGAGGGAGGATTCCTGGGTGCCGAAGTAATACTCAAACAAATCGAAGAAGGGCCGTCAATTAGGAGAGTCGGGTTTATTTCTTCTGGCCCACCTGCTCGCAGTCATAGTGAGATTCAAGACGAGAAGGAACAAAACATTGGGGAAATCACTAGTGGGGGATTCAGTCCGTGTCTGAAGAAGAACATTGCAATGGGGTATGTGAAGTCTGGATTACACAAAGCTGGCACTAAAGTAAAGATTGTGATTAGGGGGAAATCATATGATGGATCAGTTACAAAAATGCCTTTCGTTCCCACCAAGTATTACAAGCCATCCTAA